The following proteins are co-located in the Dromiciops gliroides isolate mDroGli1 chromosome 2, mDroGli1.pri, whole genome shotgun sequence genome:
- the SPO11 gene encoding meiotic recombination protein SPO11 isoform X1, with the protein MAFAPMGPEASFFRVLDQHRVSLIESLKEGRGEVPRKEASSSEVLASIENIIQDIITSLARNEAPFLTLDNRSNWENIKFEDSVGLQMMPHCTTKKIKSNSAQSAQRFALILKILSMIYKLVQSNTYATKRDIYYTDIQLFGNQSVVDNIINDISCMLKVSRRNLHILSTSKGLIAGNLSFIEEDGTKVNCTCGSTAVAVPSNVQGIRNLATDAKFLLIIEKDATFQRLLDDNFCNKLSPCIIITGKGVPDLNTRLLVKKLWDTFHLPIFTLVDADPHGIEIMCIYKYGSMSMSFEAHNLTVPTIRWLGLLPSDIKRLNIPRDTLIPLTIRDHMKLDSILKRPYVTCQPFWKKEMEIMAELKMKAEIQALTFISSDYLSRVYLPNKLQFGGWI; encoded by the exons ATGGCTTTTGCGCCCATGGGCCCTGAGGCCTCTTTCTTCAGGGTTTTGGACCAGCACAGGGTTTCCCTAATCGAGTCCCTGAAGGAAGGCCGAGGGGAGGTCCCCCGTAAGGAGGCCTCGAG TTCTGAGGTTCTTGCATCTATAGAAAATATTATCCAAGACATCATCACAAGCCTGGCAAGAAATGAAGCACCATTTCTCACACTAGACAACAGATCAAACTGGGAAAATATCAA ATTTGAAGATTCTGTGGGTCTACAGATGATGCCTCATTgtaccaccaaaaaaataaaaagtaattcagCACAATCAGCCCAAAGATTTG ctctaattcttaaaatattatctATGATCTACAAATTAGTCCAGAGCAACACTTATGCAACCAAGAG AGATATATATTATACTGATATACAACTATTTGGTAACCAGAGTGTTGTGGACAATATAATCAATGATATTTCCTGTATGTTAAAAGTATCAAGGAGAAATTTGCATATT ctATCTACTTCAAAAGGTCTCATTGCTGGTAATTTAAGCTTTATTGAAGAAGACGGTACCAAAGTGAATTGTACCTGTGGTTCAACG GCAGTTGCTGTGCCATCTAATGTCCAAGGGATTAGAA ACTTGGCTACAGATGCTAAATTCCTACTAATTATAGAAAAAGATGCAACATTTCAGCGACTCCTGGATGATAACTTCTGCAACAAACTATCTCCATGCATAATTATTACG GGGAAAGGAGTACCAGATCTGAACACAAGACTTCTAGTCAAGAAACTGTGGGATACATTTCACCTCCCTATTTTCACTCTTGTAGATGCTGATCCACATG GCATAGAAATAATGTGCATCTATAAGTATGGCTCTATG TCCATGTCTTTTGAAGCTCATAATCTCACAGTTCCAACTATTAGATGGCTTGGTCTTCTTCCCTCTGACATCAAAAG attaaatatACCTAGAGATACATTAATTCCACTGACTATACGGGATCATATGAAACTTGATAGCATCCTGAAGAGACCTTATGTTACAtgccaaccattttggaaaaaagaa ATGGAAATAATGGCAGAATTGAAAATGAAGGCAGAAATTCAAGCTTTGACATTTATTTCATCAGATTATCTTTCCCGAGTATACTTACCTAATAAATTACAATTTGGAGGATGGATATAA
- the SPO11 gene encoding meiotic recombination protein SPO11 isoform X2, with translation MAFAPMGPEASFFRVLDQHRVSLIESLKEGRGEVPRKEASRFEDSVGLQMMPHCTTKKIKSNSAQSAQRFALILKILSMIYKLVQSNTYATKRDIYYTDIQLFGNQSVVDNIINDISCMLKVSRRNLHILSTSKGLIAGNLSFIEEDGTKVNCTCGSTAVAVPSNVQGIRNLATDAKFLLIIEKDATFQRLLDDNFCNKLSPCIIITGKGVPDLNTRLLVKKLWDTFHLPIFTLVDADPHGIEIMCIYKYGSMSMSFEAHNLTVPTIRWLGLLPSDIKRLNIPRDTLIPLTIRDHMKLDSILKRPYVTCQPFWKKEMEIMAELKMKAEIQALTFISSDYLSRVYLPNKLQFGGWI, from the exons ATGGCTTTTGCGCCCATGGGCCCTGAGGCCTCTTTCTTCAGGGTTTTGGACCAGCACAGGGTTTCCCTAATCGAGTCCCTGAAGGAAGGCCGAGGGGAGGTCCCCCGTAAGGAGGCCTCGAG ATTTGAAGATTCTGTGGGTCTACAGATGATGCCTCATTgtaccaccaaaaaaataaaaagtaattcagCACAATCAGCCCAAAGATTTG ctctaattcttaaaatattatctATGATCTACAAATTAGTCCAGAGCAACACTTATGCAACCAAGAG AGATATATATTATACTGATATACAACTATTTGGTAACCAGAGTGTTGTGGACAATATAATCAATGATATTTCCTGTATGTTAAAAGTATCAAGGAGAAATTTGCATATT ctATCTACTTCAAAAGGTCTCATTGCTGGTAATTTAAGCTTTATTGAAGAAGACGGTACCAAAGTGAATTGTACCTGTGGTTCAACG GCAGTTGCTGTGCCATCTAATGTCCAAGGGATTAGAA ACTTGGCTACAGATGCTAAATTCCTACTAATTATAGAAAAAGATGCAACATTTCAGCGACTCCTGGATGATAACTTCTGCAACAAACTATCTCCATGCATAATTATTACG GGGAAAGGAGTACCAGATCTGAACACAAGACTTCTAGTCAAGAAACTGTGGGATACATTTCACCTCCCTATTTTCACTCTTGTAGATGCTGATCCACATG GCATAGAAATAATGTGCATCTATAAGTATGGCTCTATG TCCATGTCTTTTGAAGCTCATAATCTCACAGTTCCAACTATTAGATGGCTTGGTCTTCTTCCCTCTGACATCAAAAG attaaatatACCTAGAGATACATTAATTCCACTGACTATACGGGATCATATGAAACTTGATAGCATCCTGAAGAGACCTTATGTTACAtgccaaccattttggaaaaaagaa ATGGAAATAATGGCAGAATTGAAAATGAAGGCAGAAATTCAAGCTTTGACATTTATTTCATCAGATTATCTTTCCCGAGTATACTTACCTAATAAATTACAATTTGGAGGATGGATATAA